TTTATCCCTTGCATATTGCAATATAGAAACCTTTTCCAAGCGGCACAATAACAGttatggaaaagaaaaaataaccatGTGATAAAGATAAATACCTATTTTCAAAGTTAATGTAAGGACAAACTTCTAAATTAGTGCAACACAAGACATAGTACAGGCTTTGGAAGTTTTTTTGAACAGAAAATGCGGTGCTTGAATTCTTGCAGGACATAGAGAAGTAGTTTTATCACCACATTTTTACTGTCAAAATTGACAAACACTTTGAAACATCAGAGTTAAAAAATGCCCTACATCAAAAACAAATGCAGAGCAaactacagaaaagaaaatattaagtAAGACTCAAACAAAATTGACTGTAGCTAGTTTAGCTGGAAAAAAAGCAGATGTCTCCATGGGAAACTGTTAGAGGCTTCAAAACCAGCAGCAGATGTTTTTAACTGAAGGCTTCCAGTTTAGTCAGCTTGTAGTGAAACATTCACAATCCTGTTCCTTACATTCCTGGGACTCCAAAACGTTCTCCCATTTCAAAATATTCTCCTCCCAAATGCAGCACGAGATAGCTCCATCCTCAGTTCTCACCAGTGTGCACATATTCCTCTGCTGCTTTTGAGACAGTGTTCAGATACTGCCAGCTCAAGGCAGCTAAAATCATAATGCAGGAAAAATAGAGGGGTGAATAATGGGTCCGGGAGACCAGGGTACCACCGGGTAAGCTCATGGATTGGACAGTGTTGACGATCTGTTGAGTTTTGGCAGAGGAAGGGTCTGTGCTTGGGACCTTCTGGTAGATCTAGTGAAGTACAGAGAAATCATTTAAGATACCATAGCTAAAGAAAGATAATAGAAAATCACAGATAACATAGACTATTAGGTAAGTTAAAAGAAGTATTAAATTCAACAAGACTTCAAATACAGTTGTTGCAAATAGCACATCACAGATTGATGGAATGTTTCCATGTGGCTTTTCTACTAAAAACACGATTACGGATTATTTGACTCTCTGCCAGTTGAGGCCATCTCACAATCTAATTTGTAATACAAATAttaaatttgggttttttagatcATCATTAGAGGCCCATTTTGTGTTTCCATAGGGTGAGCTTGGCATATCGGTAATTTTGTTAAAGACAAGAAAAGGAAATTGCACTACTAGATAAAGAACATTTGTTTAAAAAGCCTATACATAGGGCTCTCTGAATTTGTAGtacttgcagggttttttttgccaagCCAGAGCTATTGCTATGTTTCCATTACATGTCTATGAAACAGtcacttccttctctccttgcaATTTCCATGAGAAACAAGCAACCcttttccattccttttttttctcttttccgtTCCTTATCAGCTAGCATAAAATATTAGAAGCCACACTTAGAAGGAAAGGACAGATAGCACAGAGGAGATTCATGAGAGAGGACTTCATTATACCAGTTCAGTCCTTTCTGCTCAATGACTTTTCCAAATCCCATGTGCTCTCCATTTTGAAGTATTACACATtttagtttgttttattttgaaggAATTCATAGCAGCAAATATATGGTTCTTGATTAATGATTACTTGTCAGCACTAGTGAAACATATAATGGACGTTAAATGGTGAGTCTGAACCGCCCTCCTACTTATATTGGTGGCAGAGTCCCTGCAGCCACATAATTGTCATTTGCAACCTTTGCCAGCTTCTTATAAGTGAAGACAGTGAAGAAGCTAGCAGGAGGTCACAATACAGTCAACCATAGGACTCCTTAATGAtctgcaatgatttgcttaatgatggcaAATGCAAATGCTCAAATTTCCATTTACAACCATGTTGAGTTATCGTCCCCTACCCTAGATTCAGTCTTAGCATTTTCCTGAATATCAAAGCCAGACCATCCTAGACCTAGAGCAATCCTCCTAAGCTTTACATCATGCTATGCAAAACTTGCTCTCCCAAAGTTTCAAAGTGAAAAGGCAGATGCTGTTGACTGCCATACATTTGTAGAGGAATTCATATTAACTCAAGAAATTTTTCCAACTAAAAAGCATTTTTACATCAGGAACTGAGTATCGAGGCTTTCACAACTCACCTCTTCCATATATTGGTACATTATAGTTTTGACAGCCTGTATGTTAGTAGCATCCATCATCAATTTGACTGCTTGTCCCTTTCGAATCTTTACCACACCTTTGAAGATCTGTTGGTTGTTGTAGCAGGCTGCCAATGTGGCTATAGCCATCACCTGGgcaagaaagaggagataaaaggGCTTATGATCAAGAGCAGCAGTGTTTGTGCAAGTGTACAACCAGGCTCCAAAGAAAAACATAGAGctactttaaaaaatagattatttATAAAGATTAATATGCTGATTAAAGGTTTTGAGTTTTAAAATATTCTcttgaacatatttatttatttaatttatttattatttagatttgtatgccgcccctctccgcggactagTTTAGTTTTCAGTCCtcttatcatcttggttgctctcttctgcactttctagtagatgcttggaatagatgcttggaacaaacttccagcagacgtggttggtaaatccacagtaactgaatttaaacatgcctgggataaacatatatccaccctaagataaaatacaggaaatagtataagggcagactagatggaccatgagatctttttctgccatcaatcttctgtttctatgtttctctagcgtttcaatgtcttttttatagtgtggtgaccaaagttggatgcagtactctgtgtctaactaaggctttaaaGTGATATTAATACCTCACTAGTccaagattgtatccctctattaattcaattaagtattgtattggccttattggctgccactgcacattgttggcttatatttagtttgttgtccaccaagactccaagatccctcttgcatATGTGATATGGACAGCTATATAAATGTGATGAATATTTTTCCTCCTGTTCGGTTGTGTCTAAATTGGTGGAGATTGTCTGGACTAGTCcctataattttcttggcaaagtttttcagaagtggtttgctattgcctccttcctagggttgagaaaatatgactggcccaaggtcatccaactGGTTTTGTCCTCAAGGTGGGAGCAATAAACTGGctctctacatacatacatacattcatacatgcatacatacatacatgcatacacacatccAATAGCCATAGCCAAATAATAGTGACTGAATAATAAACAGCACAGATGTTCAACAACAACACCTACAGAAAGGAATTATACATTCCTGCATAGATTCCTTAGGGCCTACATGGACAAGGCATCATTATCAAGTGTCTCAAGAGGAATGCACCTTCTTACAAGGTAACAAACCAGAATCCCATAAATGTTTTAGTGTTTAAGGTAGTTTGGATATCACTTCCTAAGTAAGGCAAAACCAAGTGTTTTTCATCATGTTGGAGGGTCTAGCCACTTTCTTAGTAAGTTACATAAACCAAGTATATATTATGCTATAAGTACATTTAGGCCTAAAAGGTTTTGTATAAACAGCAACTCTTTTTGGTTAGGTTTACAAGGGTAATCCCAGCAATAGTGAAAAGCAGAAAACAATCTACAAGTGCCATACAAAAACATATACACAATGAACTTTTCCATCCTTTTTCATTTTTTGACTCAGTATGACAAATAACTCAATAGTTTTTGTCATAATGCTATGACAATGGCTACCAATCACATGATGAATCCCATGTTATCCATTTTAAAATAGTCTAATCTTTTAATCCAGTGATGAACAAATTAATTACCTACTTCATGTATGCTTATCAGACTATTTCCAGAATATTTTCTAGCTTACAACCCTAACCTTTCTAGCAATCTCAACCAAAATACATTAACTAAGTTTAAAGTTCAAAGCTTTTTAAGAACACCCAAGTTAGGCTTGATTTGGCCTTCTAGGAGGGATTGTTGACTGGGATTCATTCACCTAAAAATCAGATCAGTCCCCTTTTTTATTGATGATCCAGAAGATGGTTAAGGCAGAGTTCTTCCAGAAAGCATTTAATAATTAACTTTGCTATTACTTCTACtcctaattattattttatttactatgagtatttcaactgattttttttcaacTATGGTTGCTTTGTTAATTGTGAACTTCCAGGAATCCTTGATAGATTTGGCAGGATGTAAATGCAAGAAGTTCACAAAAATAAAAAGtcaacttaccgtatttttcgctccataagacgcagtttttttcctcccaaagtaggatgaaaaatcagccccgtcttatggagcgaagatgcaggcagggaggggggggaggcgctggagcagaggaggGGCGGCGatatcccagcagccagcttccaagccgcattcgccttccgcCGCCGCTGCCAGCTggagcgagctgctgggctgcgcatggcgggagaagcccggacaatgccggagcgctgggcagcactaccgccgccgcggggagaggcgggcatgtgagctggcggcattgggcttggtggaaagtgcGGGGGCAGCTCCAgagactcccctcccgtggctgctgttgaggcggcagtgagaagcccggacaacgccggagcgctgggcagcactaccgccgccgcggggagaggcgggcatgtgggctggcggcattgggcttgtggaaagtccgggggcagctccagcgactcccctcccgtggctgctgttgaggcggcagcggcgtccgcctccggcgcatggctctctctccattcttctctttccccctctcgggctccgaatgcggcggcgggaagaggaaacgaggcgcaaggcagagcgtctgcaggaacgggtggtggggtgccgttgttgtcctcacggcgcaaagccacacagtcccggatcgtttgcttccccggccagcaagccggctgcctgggaaagcgtttttcaaatgtgctgttattgtaataaatattttagcccactttttggctcaaaatattttttttctattttcctcctctaaaatctaggtgcgtcttatcagcaggtgcgtcttatagagcgaaaaatacggtaatttaccTGCGGAATAGCACAGAAATTGAACACACTCTGATTCTTCAAGCGGGATAAATATGTCAAGACATCAGGAACATGATGTAGGGCGTTGGTAATAAGCTCATTCATACACTGGACGGCTTTGTCAATATTCTCTGGCTTAGCCAGATCTGATAGCTTCTTCACATACTTGCTCCAAACCTAGGAACATCAAGAAGTCAAGGTTGTTGAGGCCACTTTTGCAGAATTTCAAAATTACTGAGCAGCTGAGATTTGCTGGTTTTCACACATAATTTTGCAGGGATTACACTTAGCCAAAATGTCTTGTGTAGAAGGCTCTTTGAGCAAATCCTCCAACTAGCAATGAAGATTTCCAACAACGTCCCACCATTATGTAAAGTACAAGATCAGATCAGAGCAACACAAAATCATTCTTGCCATATCTGATTACCTATTCCATTCAATTACGCTCAAAATGCTGCTTAATCCAAGAGCAAAGTTACCAAAATCCCCAATCCCAGATCTGCAGCTCATTGGGAACCTGGTCATGCAAGTGGCAGACGAGTGCACGAAGCTGCATTTGTGCAAGCAGCATGCAACCATGCAAAATCATCTTTCTCCACACTCGCCACTTTGttaagccagaaaggttgggttCTGCTGCTCTAAGTCAATGTTTCACAATTTCATCAACtctaaaatgtgtggacttcaacactccagctggctggggaattctggaagttgaaatccatatatcttaaagttgctgagactGAGAAACACTGTTTGAAGTTGTTTTCTTCCCATGGTAACTGTGAACAATCAGttcttcatttatattttaaaataagaatgccaACTCATATTTCTCCCCAATTGTTTCTGTATGCCAGACTGCTCATTATTTTTCTTCTCTACTTTGATCTTTTAAGTATAGTCCTTAATTTCTGACCACAATTGAGATCAGTATCTAGATCACAAAGCAGCTGTTAAGCAAGATGTCCAAATGACCACTGTGTTCAGCAATTGCAATCTTGGCTCTTCCATTATGGCCATTAATTGATTGCATGGAGGTACCTCAGAGGCTCTGGGTAGCTCACAGAAATTTGGCTAGTGCATAGAAATTGTCCATGCGCCAGGAGGCCTTGACTGGCCACAAGGTTCTCTGGTGCATGGAAACCTACCAAGTGTTTGAGGCGCAGGCCTTCTCCCCACCCAACTATGTTTGGGAAATCTTGTTCACTAGCTTTCTAGTTATCCCTCTCATTGATTAaacccggtgtgtgtgtgtgtgtgtgtgtgtgtgtgtgagtgtgtaacATAATGACTTCTAACCATGGGGGACAGGGAGAAGCAGTCACTAAGAAGGTCAAGACTCCAGGCAGCATAGCAAGCACTGATGGCCCAGTGAAATGACTgagatttggggggtgggggggagaaatagGTGTGAGAGTGGTGGTGGGGAGAATATTACAGCACCTTTAGTCATAAGCACAGATGTTGCCAAATGCTCAAattggggatgttgcaatggccaAATGTTCAGGCCGATGCCATAATACTCTTCAATAAGCACAGTTGTAATTTTGATCAGTCACTAAATAATaatcgtaagtcaaggaccatctaTATTAGTAGGCATTCTGGAAGGTATTAGGTGACCACTATGATCAATCACTGAGTTTTCACAAAGTGGCTGCTAGAACAGATTCCAAAAAAAGGTTTCTCTGATCCTGTGACTGTTAGAGAAGGCTCTATGATCCATTAGACTGTCAAAGCAGCTGTCAGGATCCCCATCTCAAGGACTGCAGTATACAAGCCTAATAGCAGCCATAATTTAGTAACAAAACAGCAGTAACAATAGTTATAAAGAGAGACAGAGGATATTACCCTGCTGCAATTAGCAGTAGGGAAGCATTAGTTCTGATTGCAAAAGGCAGCATTCAATCTTACTCCACCAATCTTAGGGACAATTGGAATATCTTAGAAGTGAATGAGACCACTTTATGTGTggatatataagaaataataataataatttattagatttgtatgccgcccctctccgaagactcggggcggctcacaacaatagcttCAATATGTAGCTTCAAAATCACAAACTATCAGTGCATTGTATCCCTGGACAAAAAAGTTGCCCACATATTCTACATCAATTAAACAGGATGAAACCTGGCAGCTTTTGCATGCTGTACACATTCATACCATTGAGTTAAGACATCTTAACTTGCAACTATCATACTTTTTCTTTTACCTCTTTGGGCCAGAATTCTCTGCCCTCAAGTTGGTCCTCCAGATAGTCCCTAATGATGTTGGTTTTCTGCAGAAAGAGTCCCATGGAGTTGGCCAGTTCAATGTCCTGGCCGACAACAGGATCTTCTAATTCGGAGGCAGAGAAGAGCCGGGAGAGGCCAATTCCCACCAGGCCAGCAACGTAGTGGCAATACTGTAGGTTGGAACATTCAGAGCTTTattaagatgtttttaaaaatctagttCAGAGGATGAGGTCATGATATGTCACTTAAAGTCTGCAACAGATCTTGGGTGCTGAAAGTTCTTTATGCCAGCTCTGTGATAATGAGTAAACTAAATCCATATCCTCCCAAGATACCTAAACTGCGGGGATCATCTCCTTTGAGCTAAAGAAACATCCCCCAACACCAGTCTGAATACTACTTTTCCTTTGTCCCACAGAAGCTATTCACTTTTATTGTTTCTTCCTAAATAGTCTGTTCCCATGCTCCTGGGCATTATACATTAAAACTCTCACTAAATAGAAGACTTTAGTGGTCTCAATATTGTAGGCTTAATGGTCATAGCTAATATACAGGTTTGCTAGGAGAATTCACACTCCCGCTCCCAACTCACTCACCTTGTCCCACTCTTGGTTAGAATTCACCTTCTTTTCCAAGAACTCTGCCATGCCAAGACCCATCTTGTGACAAATGTCAGTAATCACATCTTGATAGACTTTTGCCAATTTTCGAAATTCCAGGGAAATCTAAAGGCAAGATCATAAAAATGATACATGTGCACCACCCCTGCAAAAAACATCTGAATTGATAACAAGCTCAAAAACTCTAAGCTCATTTTAGGTTCCATGCATGTaaagttaaaaatatttcagcaCTCCTTTAATCTTACACTTACAACATTCAAATGTCAATCAGCAATACAGGAAATATCCAGAGAAAAAAGATACTTGGGCAAGTTACATTATTTCTATCCAGGAGGATCAAAATCAATGCACTCAAGTTTAAAGCAGATCATACTATTTCCAACGAAATAATGGCAAAATGATTTTTCTTACTTATAAATTAATTCTGCAAACTTCATAAGCAATGATACGTAACTATTTGAAAGCTATTCCTTAATTGTTGCTACTTCCTTTCCTCATGAGTGCAACGCCTAGAAAAGGCTTCaattactatttactattactattagtcttctcattcctatcacccatctcttcccacttatgactatatgactgtaacttgttgcctgtatccttatgatttatattaatattaattgtttcctgattgcttatttgtaccctatgactatcattaagtgttgtatctcataatTCCTGacactgtacactgagagcatatgcatcaaagaaaaattccttgtgtatccaatcacacttgaccaataaagaattcaattcaactcaaatcaattatttaaaaataattcatgtTTTGGAAATTAAATCAGTTTCAGAGTTTAATTTACATAGATTACAGTACACAGCATGTTTAATGCCATGAAAGTAAGTAACTGGCAGCATCAGGCTAAAACCCAATCCAGTGACTAGCCACAAATATTCaggaagctcttaagcataaatATGTACTTCAACTGTTGCCTCCTAGCAGTTGTTATTTAACATTTACCTGGGACTCTGAGGCTGGCAATAACCATTAGACCAGAGGTctcaaactcacagcccatggACCAGAGGCCacacccggtttagcaaaggggggggggggggataacaaTAGGTCACATGATGATGCCCTGACAATACTAATTTGACATCCTCTCATTAGACTAAAACCAACACTAGCCCAATTCTTCATTAATTTATCCTATTTACCTTTAAACTGATAACCCTACTACAGCAATGGTACAAATATCCACCTAAAATTATTTTGCAGATTTTTAAGATGATTTTTTAGGCATCATAATAATGATGACACAGGAATATGCAAACATATTTTGAGAAAAAAAGTTTAATTTGTATTGTGCCTATCCAAAGAGCCAATGCATTTTGTTGTTTTCTACCAAAATTTGGGTTGTAATGAAAAGAAGCACTTGTAGTTTGCCCTACAATTTCTCAGAACAATTCTAATCAATCCTGATAGCCACCAAAAAAGGCCACTTACTTACTACAGGTTATCAATTCTGCTCCACATTAATGTACACTTCCAAACAGATGCTAATATATCTGATTGTAAGAGACTGATCCCCTCCTTCTCACTAAAGTCAGGGGGAAAAGAGCCTTAGAATAGGGATATTTTAACTGCATAAACACATGAGAAGCACCACTCACCGTTGGAAAGTCTTCCAGCACCTGCCTGTCCTTCTCTCTGCTGTCCATAAACTTCCAGTCTG
This genomic window from Erythrolamprus reginae isolate rEryReg1 chromosome 1, rEryReg1.hap1, whole genome shotgun sequence contains:
- the FDFT1 gene encoding squalene synthase isoform X3, with amino-acid sequence MTISIEAKVPMLHNFHSYLYQPDWKFMDSREKDRQVLEDFPTISLEFRKLAKVYQDVITDICHKMGLGMAEFLEKKVNSNQEWDKYCHYVAGLVGIGLSRLFSASELEDPVVGQDIELANSMGLFLQKTNIIRDYLEDQLEGREFWPKEVWSKYVKKLSDLAKPENIDKAVQCMNELITNALHHVPDVLTYLSRLKNQSVFNFCAIPQVMAIATLAACYNNQQIFKGVVKIRKGQAVKLMMDATNIQAVKTIMYQYMEEIYQKVPSTDPSSAKTQQIVNTVQSMSLPGGTLVSRTHYSPLYFSCIMILAALSWQYLNTVSKAAEEYVHTGEN
- the FDFT1 gene encoding squalene synthase isoform X2; the encoded protein is MELLKKWLGHPEEIYNLVKFKMGGYKTVMPKMEQDSLSDSLRVCYKYLNQTSRSFAAVIQALDGELRHAVCIFYLVLRALDTVEDDMTISIEAKVPMLHNFHSYLYQPDWKFMDSREKDRQVLEDFPTISLEFRKLAKVYQDVITDICHKMGLGMAEFLEKKVNSNQEWDKYCHYVAGLVGIGLSRLFSASELEDPVVGQDIELANSMGLFLQKTNIIRDYLEDQLEGREFWPKEVWSKYVKKLSDLAKPENIDKAVQCMNELITNALHHVPDVLTYLSRLKNQSVFNFCAIPQVMAIATLAACYNNQQIFKGVVKIRKGQAVKLMMDATNIQAVKTIMYQYMEEIYQKVPSTDPSSAKTQQIVNTVQSMSLPGGTLVSRTHYSPLYFSCIMILAALSWQYLNTVSKAAEEYVHTGEN
- the FDFT1 gene encoding squalene synthase isoform X1, giving the protein MASCTSKTATSLFKRTFAFSPPRAGGGGGSSSCLAGGGRLRTCGGTPRLPQRSRPRFLVAQASPPPLLLLQDSLSDSLRVCYKYLNQTSRSFAAVIQALDGELRHAVCIFYLVLRALDTVEDDMTISIEAKVPMLHNFHSYLYQPDWKFMDSREKDRQVLEDFPTISLEFRKLAKVYQDVITDICHKMGLGMAEFLEKKVNSNQEWDKYCHYVAGLVGIGLSRLFSASELEDPVVGQDIELANSMGLFLQKTNIIRDYLEDQLEGREFWPKEVWSKYVKKLSDLAKPENIDKAVQCMNELITNALHHVPDVLTYLSRLKNQSVFNFCAIPQVMAIATLAACYNNQQIFKGVVKIRKGQAVKLMMDATNIQAVKTIMYQYMEEIYQKVPSTDPSSAKTQQIVNTVQSMSLPGGTLVSRTHYSPLYFSCIMILAALSWQYLNTVSKAAEEYVHTGEN